One window of the Triticum dicoccoides isolate Atlit2015 ecotype Zavitan chromosome 3B, WEW_v2.0, whole genome shotgun sequence genome contains the following:
- the LOC119281783 gene encoding RING-H2 finger protein ATL73-like — protein sequence MDMGHVHARRLLSHAAATPAVAAPGPSGQTPPSSPFGSVDATVISILSLLLCVLVVALVVRAFVQCACRVTRRVCYGPAEVPSDAEAGGLESTVLHAAAGAGGKKKRAGKGAAIRAIPTMEYSAEIELAVCCSTECAICLADLKQGERVRVLPRCHHGFHVRCIDRWLSARQTCPTCRQEPFAPQARPEEPAAVQVHVDAAQLDTI from the coding sequence ATGGACATGGGACACGTGCATGCCAGGAGGCTTCTGTCGCACGCCGCGGCgacgccggcggtggcggcgcccgGCCCGTCGGGGCAGACGCCGCCCTCGAGCCCCTTCGGCTCCGTGGACGCAACGGTGATCTCGATCCTGTCGCTGCTCCTCTGCGTCCTCGTCGTGGCGCTCGTGGTCCGCGCGTTCGTCCAGTGCGCGTGCCGCGTCACGCGGCGCGTGTGCTACGGCCCGGCGGAGGTCCCCAGCGACGCAGAGGCCGGCGGCCTGGAGAGCACCGTGCTgcacgccgccgccggcgccggcggcaaGAAGAAGCGGGCGGGCAAGGGCGCCGCCATCCGGGCGATCCCGACGATGGAGTACTCGGCGGAGATCGAGCTCGCCGTGTGCTGCTCCACCGAGTGCGCCATCTGCCTCGCCGACCTGAAGCAGGGCGAGCGCGTCCGCGTGTTGCCGCGCTGCCACCACGGCTTCCACGTCCGGTGCATTGACCGATGGCTCTCCGCGCGCCAGACGTGCCCCACCTGCAGACAGGAGCCGTTCGCGCCGCAGGCCCGACCCGAGGAGCCGGCGGCCGTGCAGGTGCACGTCGACGCTGCACAGCTCGACACGATCTAG